The DNA window AGGAGTCGAAGGAGGAGCTTGAGCAGGGGTAGAGGTAGGGAAAGGGAGCGGGGGAGAGGCTGGAGCAGGAGTAGAAGCAGAAGTAATGGCAGTGCAAGGGGTCTGAGCAGAAGTCGTAGTCCAATCGAAGATTATAGACGCCAGTCTTATGGATGGAGTGACAGATCAAGAGGCCCTGATAAATCATCTCAAAATTGTAGAGACTTTGTTTCAGGAAGTTGCAGGAGAGGCAGCCAATGTAGATTTCTTCATCCTAGTAATGTAAGCCACAGGGATGGGGATCGCTTGGAAGATGACCCTGCAGAAAGTTGGAGGAGTAAAGTAGATCGAATCcgtacttcaaaacatgcttaCAGTAGAGGTCCTGAGTATGAAATGCAGGATGATGATTCTGAACCTAATCGTCGAAAGGATGAGCAGTTCTTAACCAAAAATAGAAATGCATTCCCTTGCAAGGACTTCATGAAGGGGAATTGTCGTTGGGCAGATTCTTGCAGATTTTCTCACCATTCTGCTTCTGGTGAAAGTTTTGGCAGAAGTTGCAGTGTGAGATCTTTTGATAAGGACAGTGGTCATCAGTCGAACCATTACGAGAAACCCATCTGCAAATTTTTTGCTGCAGGGGAGTGTGATAGGAATAATTGCAGGTTTTCTCATAAAGTCATTAAGAAAGGCAGTTTGCATGACAAGAGTAACTGGTCGGATGGTGCAATGAGAGTCTCGAATGCTGTGAACACTGTTGGTTGGGGTGAAAAGAATGTAGCAGACACAAAAAGTACTGGTGATTTTAGTAATGAAATGGGCAATGGGATGGAAAATGAGGACAAAACTTGGGGAGTACTGGATTGGAAAGAGAGACTTTCGAATAGAGAGAAACAAACTTCTCCTCCCAGGGAAAGTAGCAGTCATGACCAAGACATAGGATATAATGAATATATGGTTAAGGCCAGTGTGGCAAACAAACTAGAACAACTCATCTTACTCAACTCTCGGTTACAAAACCAGGATGAATTTTTGAATATCCAACAACAAAATTCACTGCACGGACGTCACAGCTTTTCTGTCAAAGCCTTGCAACAGAATTCTTCTTCCACTTCACATATTCAACAGCAGCATCCGGAAATGTTACAAAATGATATTGTGAATCAGTTTTTCTCTGGTGTTCTTGATGGGGTAAAGAACTCCCAAAAAACCACTCATCCTGATTTTTTCTCGGGCCAAAGCTTGAACGAAAAGGGTGAGAGAATGTTTCTTGGGCATTCTTCAATTTCAAATGAAACTATAAGAGGGCGGAATATGCTCTATCCTATGCCATCAAATGAAGTTGTTACCGACTTGAATCTGCCTGAGATGAAGATAGTCGTACCTTTGAATTTGCAAGCTGAGATGCAGAACCATCAGAAAGCTATCAAGTCCCCTAAAATGTCAGAGTCAAAGGTCcttcaattttttccaaatttgtTGACCAATGAGCACTCTACTCAAGTGACAAACTCTCCAATTTTTATCCCTGATCAACCAGTTGGTCATGTGACTGAAAATCCTGCTATATTTTTGGGACAAAGATTTGTGAATGAACAAGCACAAGCATATCAAAGCATCGATCCCTCAAATTCTAGTGGGGTGATTCCTTCTCTTTCTGATACTGGGGTCGGGGTTCATACCCCCCTTGTCAATACAATGAATGCACAAATGAGTCCTGTTACGGTTTCCCGTGATATGTTTAATCCCTTGGAAAATGGAACCGATGCTGGCGAGCTCAGCAGTCGTCGTTTAGTCCCGAGAACTGAACAGAATAGTCAGATACATATGAAGCAATCATCTCCTTTATCTGTTGGCATGGAAGAAGATAATTTAAAGGTGAATCATCAAGAAAATGTGACGGTGAAGCAAGATGAAGTAACTGCCAAACCAGAAAATGAAGCCCTTGGTGAGCGAAGCAAGGACGATAAAGAGAACAAGGCATCAGAAACTCTGGATGGCCATGTGAAAAATGAAGTGGGAAATGCTACGAAGGATGAAAAGGGAATGCGTTTATTTAAAAATTCTCTTGTAGAATTTGTAAAGGAGATTTTGAAGCCTACATGGAAGGAAGGTCGAATGAGTCGGGAGGCTCATAAAACGGTAGTGAAAAAGGTAGTTGACAAAGTGACTGGTACAATTCAAGCTGATCATGTTCCAAAGACACAGGAAAAAGTCGAACATTACTTGTCATGCTCTAAACCGAAAATTACCAAACTTGTGCAAGTAAGTCCTTGCCATGTATTCTTGAACAGTTGTATGTGgtcattttgaagaaaaaacttGGTCAGCCTAATCGAGAAAATTTTGGCACACCTTTTTATTATGGTCTTTCCCTGTTCCCCTCCGTTTACTGTGACCTAAATAGAAAATGCGCATGACCCCAAACACATGACAAAAGGTAAAAGGcggcattttttatttttatcgttCCCCTCACGAGTCACGTTACCTTCCAGTGAAATCTCTCTTCCCTTTAACATTGCCCTCTGAAATTCACTCTTTGAGTCGAAATGGTCTGTGCTGCTTACTGTATTCGACTCGTTCTTCTAACATGCCATCGTAGTATCTGGTTTTATCATACGTAATGAGGTTGCCTAAAATCCTCTCTATTCAGCCATAGGGGTCCTAAGCTGTGTAGTGTCATAAACTTGTCCGAATAAGGAAGAGAAATTGGTTCAAAATACGTTGAAGAAAAAAGTCCCCACCCCaatgtaataaataaaattctctCTGGTGTTTCACATGATGATATTCCAACTGTTGTCGTTCTGCAGGCTTATGTCGAGCGCTGTCGAAAGGCGGAGTCTTGAATTGATTGAATCCTTAACAAGTACCAGTTTGGCATGGAATTTTTGATCCAGTAGTCAGTATGTTGCACTGGCATGATTTCTTTCCTCGGTGTTTCTGGGATTGCACTTTCATTCCAGGAAAATATATTGTGCTACTCTCAACGCCTGTTAACAGCATGTGTAAGCTCTTAGCAGATGTTAGCTTtcttaatattattttcaatcgtgataaaaaaaaatcaaagctTCTTGATATTTCATTTATAATCCATGTAAATACTTGCGGAGTACCGTTTTTTGCGGCGAATAATAATTACTCATTCTTGTTTAATGTTTGGTTAAATTTTCTAAAAGATGAATGTTATGTATCATTATCTTATCAGATAATCTAATTATATTGAGTTTTTGTCTACAAATTATTCATCGTCATCTTATCCACGGATCAAACAGTCTTAAGAGTAGAATAAATCCGGCAGAGAATTAATCTCAGAACTTAAAATATACAGTTGATTTACTTCCAAATGACATCACATTATTTATAATACTATCTGTATAAAAGAAAGATCGGTTGGGCAAGAACTAGTTCGAAGGAATATGTGTATAGTTAAAATgtggattttttttaatgtgatctttttatttttaagaaaagttgTAAAATATGGATTATTACAGTGATATATGAACTTTGGTTGGTTGTTAAAAAAtcgtattatatataattatataatttttttgagtggatatttaataatattatttgagCAAGCATAAATGGATCAAAAGGTTTGGGCTGAAATCACTCAGTGCAAGACACCGAGCCCATCAAATTAGGGAAAACCAGGCGATGTCGTTTTTCATCCTGGAAGAATTCTCcacacctccagtccagtccaCTGCACTCCAGTGATATTCTGAAAACATCAATGAATTCTGTTCATTCAACTCGCTTTCTTCTTAATTCTGCAATGATTCAAGCACCACAGAGACCACCCATGGATTTCAGTCATATTTTTCCCTCATTTTGTCCGTCAGTATTCCTCAATATTTCTTCGAGGCCCTTCGTTGTTCTTGCGAAGAAGAATTCTGAGTTCGAACCGGTTATAAAGCCATCCAATGTCGAAGATGATGATTACGATGATATAAAAGATGATTCTTTTCTTGATGAGTTTGAAAATGGTGATTTAATTCATAATAATCCTCTCTTTTTATCTCATTCATTTTAAATTCAGTTAACCGAGCTGTTTGCTTTGAAATgtactgattttttttattctacTATATTAATACTTTTTAGGCTCATTTTGGGTCTAATCTTGATCTTTCATACAAAAGATAATTTTGTTGCTTTGTGCGTAACTTTGAAAGCAAAATACTAGGACAAATAGTGAagttcttttttcctttttcatattTATTGCTCAACACATGATTATATTTTGAGCGAATTTCTTGATTATGCAGAGGATATGGTAGATGACGAGGGTTATTTTGAGGATGAGTATTTTGAAGAAGAGGCCGAACCTTCTGTAAGTGTCAAACCCTTTTACTTTCTATCTGAATTGTAATCAGCTCTTTCCTTTTTGTGGGGTTTGATCGATTCTACCTATTTACGTTGTAAAAATTTTTGAGAGCTTGTAGGTAGGAGATGGAGCTGGAGGAGGTGGGATATCATTAGCTGGGACTGGCTGGGATAAAAAAGCTTTAGAAATTGCTGAAGAAGTTGCCATGTCATTTGTTGGAGAACTGGGTATATATGCGTTTAGGACTCTGTTAAATGCAAGTATCCAAGTTCGAATCGAGAGGCTCACAAATAAGTACGAAACTACAATTCTTCTGATTATCCAGGATTCATATTATTTAATCTGGGTAGATGGAATAAAATAGAGAGTGGGGTTTTTAATCAAGAACAAATCATATCCTTTAGTTCCAGCCTTGGTTGAGGATCCATGTGGAAGTTTTGTATCTTAACTATTCGTCATGTTCTTGTTCCAGTAGCCATTTTTTGTGACCGGAGTCTTTAGCCACTGTGCGAACAAGGATTGGGCTTTCACATTGACACAGCCCTACCTAGAGCGAACATTTTCAAGAGAAATTTGACTTTGGGTTTCCATGAAGTTACTAATCCAATGTCTGCCTTGGGAAATCACGTGTAATTtctgttaaaaataaaaaataaggtCAATCATCATGGTCTATGCTTTGAGGTCAACATCCAGATGATCGTCCTCTTCCCTATTTTTGTCTAATTCTCAGGCTAATCTTGTATTATTTCAATATGCAGAGTCCTTTACATCTTAATCCTAGTCCTCTTGTGGTAATTGCATATCCACTAATTATGAATTTCATTCCCCATTTATTTTCCACTAGTGTTTGGATGCTCGCTCTATGCTTTGCTTGTGAAATCTCTGGTCTACAGTTTTTTAAGGCTAAATGCTTCCTTAAAAACAATATTGTTGATGTATGTAACACCATTCTGTCACATGTTTCACAGGTCCGGTTCGCCCACTATGATGGACATTGAAAGTTTTTCAAATGAATATAGAGCACGGCTCGATGAAGCAGAATCTGCTGGATCTATTCCTGAGAACATAGTGCTAGAGGTTATATATCTTATCTACCTTCTTATATTGCTCTTATTACATCAATTAAATTTCTTAAAGCGATGATTCCTCAACATGGTTATATTCTATATGGCACGATGTAATGTATTTCACTCTGAACCCTATTTGTTTGTTTGATTTTTAGGTGTCTTCACCCGGTGTTGAAAGGGTTGTTAGAATTCCTCAAGATCTTGTCCGGTTTAAGGAGCGTAACATGTATGTAAAATATGTTACCGAAGCAGCGGAGACTGGTTCTTTATCCGAGCATGATGGAATCTTTAGACTTATATCTTTTGATTCAGAGGCTAACACTTGCACATGGGGCTTAGCAGATGTCAGAGTAAATAGAGAAAAATCAGGTAGAGGCCGGCCACTCAACAAAAAGCAGAAAGAGTGGCGACTCGAATTACCACTACACTGTGTGAGTTTAGTTCGGTTTTATTCTGAAATATGAACATcttcgatgactggaaaattTGAAATGATCATTCCATATAAGTTTTTACTCCAGGAATGTTCTGTTTGATTATACAACAGCTGAATGTTGTAATATCTCTTCAGCTCTAGGACACAAAATCTGTGGGAAGTAGCTGCATTTTCTGAATAAATTATACATAAAATATGATTCTTTATTGTAATCTAAATGGTGTGATTGCTCATCTCATATAGGACGTAGTTGGTGTCACGTACgaaattttgttaatattttccTTGTTTCCTCTCTGATTTCTAAGACAATGAAAACAGAAGGGGGGGGTGGGAGTGAAGAAATGATAAATCGGTATAATGCAGAAATTCATCTACATGATATTTTGTTGGGATGTGCTTGTTTGATTTTTGTGAGAGATGAATTACATCTTGTCCCTTTCTGGAAGTCCATAGTAAAAACAAGAGTTCTGGTATTTACCCTCCGGATTCAAATCCTGTAATTTGGTCTTTGATAAAAGAAAACAAAGTATCAAGTATTTAAAAACTTAATGAGATTAATACGTGGATTAAGTAAATTTCAATAACCATTTAGACTGAAAATACAGCTAACAGTTCAGTCAAACCAGGTAATATGATAGTTTCAGGAGAGACAATCATAGGTAAAGTTCAAAGTAAAGTTTCTATTAATGATTACGATGGGATAAATAAGTGACTCCGTTGTATTATTGGTGTAACACGTTTTTTTCAATTCACGTAAGAGCACTCGTACCGccgataataaataaaaataacactaaGGACTCGAGGTGTGAAATATTTGTTATCTAAATAGGTGGTTCTCACCGGTTTATTTGGTGCAGCACTATTTCCACATAGACGATTATCTATTTGAGTCGAGGTGAATTCACTTTCTAAATCGAAGTCGCTTTGTCTTAGTTTATTACATAGTCATGTAATCATGAAGCTTATTTTTGGGCACTTGTGGCTGTCGCGATATTTTTGTGCAGAAAGCATTAAATTACTGCGAGATGTTTCCGCAAACATCTCGCGGAGATCAACAAGTTCAAAAAAAACAAGCGGTCaacatatcatatatatatcaatgtatcatatatatatatatatatgacacaATCTCACGAATTTATATATATGAGATTAGTCGATCCAACTTATatttataatgaaaaataaaacacatatgagtaggttttttgtgagagtTTGAGACGATCTCAAGAATTTATATATATGAGACTAATCGATTTGACTTATAtctataatgaaaaataatttttttccacaaaaataatacttttattaATAGTTTGTTATAATTGATTATTAATGAATTATTTGTGGTTAATATTTGTATCGATTCATTAAACTTTATTGAACAATGATgattgtaaaagaaaaaaaaccgTAAGAAAGAAACTTTTTTTCTTCATGACCTTTTCACTTTGGCATGCAAATCACTCATCATTACACACCACTCTCTTACTAGCAGCATAAATCTAAATTGATCTTTTAAAGTAGGCACttgaattttaataaattttatttttttaaaattacgaGGATAGTATAAGAAATCTTATTCTAAAGCAAAATAGTATGTGACACTCCATGAATGACCATCAAGATCAGGTCCAAACTGGACTTTGGACCCTCAGCCCGTATTTACAGGAGAGTGCCTGGAATCCATCGTGAGCCCTATCTTGGTTAGGGCCCATATTTATAGGAGAGTACCTGAGATCCATCATGGGCCTCTACCTTGATTAAGGGTGGGTCAAGGGTCCAAAGCCCAGTTTGGGCCTGATCTTGATGGGCCCAttcatggggtatcaccagtctctcCCTCCCAAGTCGAACCGAATTACAGGTTCAAGGTTTGATTAATTGCGCCAACCTTGGCATACAATACGTTGGTCATGCCTTCTTTCCCTACTTCCCCTATAAATAGATGTTCCATCTTCCCTTCATTATTCTATCCCTACTTAATATTTCTCCTCCCACTCACTAGCTCTCCCATGCCTGCGCCCACGTCCACGCCTCACGCCTCGCGCTTCGCCCCTGGCCTGCAATTCCTCTGCTAGCTCGCCCCTCTCCCTCGCCAACAGCCTCCTCTCGCATCA is part of the Primulina tabacum isolate GXHZ01 chromosome 18, ASM2559414v2, whole genome shotgun sequence genome and encodes:
- the LOC142533871 gene encoding zinc finger CCCH domain-containing protein 55-like yields the protein MSERKKRKSFWDTEEEAKLPSSMNIPNSWSGKKHHCNYDDRHYHGLSSSGTSSIKKSLDNSGRASWETNEENPTVLLGDGFVKRRQDASEVKEIGGVSRFFKNMSPGFDGMEMHNCNSCFEDDRSHSRRFPARGRSRSRGRTSGRSRRRSLSRGRGRERERGRGWSRSRSRSNGSARGLSRSRSPIEDYRRQSYGWSDRSRGPDKSSQNCRDFVSGSCRRGSQCRFLHPSNVSHRDGDRLEDDPAESWRSKVDRIRTSKHAYSRGPEYEMQDDDSEPNRRKDEQFLTKNRNAFPCKDFMKGNCRWADSCRFSHHSASGESFGRSCSVRSFDKDSGHQSNHYEKPICKFFAAGECDRNNCRFSHKVIKKGSLHDKSNWSDGAMRVSNAVNTVGWGEKNVADTKSTGDFSNEMGNGMENEDKTWGVLDWKERLSNREKQTSPPRESSSHDQDIGYNEYMVKASVANKLEQLILLNSRLQNQDEFLNIQQQNSLHGRHSFSVKALQQNSSSTSHIQQQHPEMLQNDIVNQFFSGVLDGVKNSQKTTHPDFFSGQSLNEKGERMFLGHSSISNETIRGRNMLYPMPSNEVVTDLNLPEMKIVVPLNLQAEMQNHQKAIKSPKMSESKVLQFFPNLLTNEHSTQVTNSPIFIPDQPVGHVTENPAIFLGQRFVNEQAQAYQSIDPSNSSGVIPSLSDTGVGVHTPLVNTMNAQMSPVTVSRDMFNPLENGTDAGELSSRRLVPRTEQNSQIHMKQSSPLSVGMEEDNLKVNHQENVTVKQDEVTAKPENEALGERSKDDKENKASETLDGHVKNEVGNATKDEKGMRLFKNSLVEFVKEILKPTWKEGRMSREAHKTVVKKVVDKVTGTIQADHVPKTQEKVEHYLSCSKPKITKLVQAYVERCRKAES
- the LOC142533872 gene encoding uncharacterized protein LOC142533872, whose product is MNSVHSTRFLLNSAMIQAPQRPPMDFSHIFPSFCPSVFLNISSRPFVVLAKKNSEFEPVIKPSNVEDDDYDDIKDDSFLDEFENEDMVDDEGYFEDEYFEEEAEPSVGDGAGGGGISLAGTGWDKKALEIAEEVAMSFVGELGIYAFRTLLNASIQVRIERLTNKSGSPTMMDIESFSNEYRARLDEAESAGSIPENIVLEVSSPGVERVVRIPQDLVRFKERNMYVKYVTEAAETGSLSEHDGIFRLISFDSEANTCTWGLADVRVNREKSGRGRPLNKKQKEWRLELPLHCVSLVRFYSEI